Proteins co-encoded in one Sulfurimonas sp. HSL1-2 genomic window:
- a CDS encoding M14 family metallopeptidase: MKKIEILKLESLSRAPMLVEGYLFEGSDPEAPSVAVVGAMEGATTLPLYSASKLVDFLRNKLGTGKILGDILVIPSVNHYALNINERFWPLDKTDINMMFPGYGLGETTQRIAHKLFEAIQGYDYGIILETRSDLATCLPYVKLYKTGYEDIESARRLGLRIIHHREPESIETVSLQYNWQLWGSKACSVVCPHQPLIDPESARVILDSLINFLNNSGIIRYETFNGYDSTVVTRERIEVVQSPHSGIFIPTKKPGMTVSKDETIGKIVHALEGEVVHRFLAPCDGMITCTYMHSLIFENAVAYRIAKIH, from the coding sequence ATGAAAAAAATTGAGATCCTGAAGCTCGAGTCCCTCAGCCGCGCACCGATGCTCGTCGAGGGCTACCTCTTCGAAGGCAGCGACCCCGAGGCCCCGAGCGTCGCCGTCGTCGGCGCCATGGAGGGGGCGACGACCCTGCCGCTTTACAGCGCTTCGAAACTCGTCGACTTCCTGCGCAACAAACTTGGTACCGGGAAGATCCTCGGCGACATCCTCGTCATCCCCTCCGTCAACCACTACGCACTCAATATCAACGAGCGTTTCTGGCCCCTGGACAAGACCGACATCAACATGATGTTCCCCGGGTACGGCCTGGGAGAAACGACGCAGCGCATCGCGCACAAGCTCTTTGAAGCGATCCAGGGCTACGACTACGGTATCATCCTCGAGACCCGGTCCGACCTCGCCACCTGCCTGCCCTACGTCAAGCTCTACAAGACCGGCTACGAAGATATAGAGAGTGCGCGCAGGCTGGGGCTCAGGATCATCCACCACCGCGAGCCCGAATCCATCGAAACGGTGTCGCTGCAGTACAACTGGCAGCTGTGGGGTTCCAAAGCGTGTTCCGTCGTCTGTCCGCACCAGCCCCTGATCGATCCCGAGTCGGCCCGTGTTATTCTCGATAGCCTCATCAACTTCCTGAACAACAGCGGCATCATCCGGTACGAGACCTTCAACGGGTACGATTCTACGGTGGTGACGCGCGAACGCATCGAGGTCGTCCAAAGCCCCCATAGCGGGATCTTTATCCCGACGAAAAAACCGGGGATGACAGTCTCAAAAGATGAGACGATCGGCAAGATCGTCCATGCCCTGGAGGGTGAGGTCGTCCACCGTTTTCTTGCCCCCTGCGACGGGATGATCACCTGTACCTATATGCATTCGCTGATCTTCGAGAATGCGGTGGCCTACCGCATCGCCAAGATCCATTAA
- a CDS encoding circularly permuted type 2 ATP-grasp protein, with translation MDKFAVNFNLYKDGNFIERSLPFDVIPRIISKQEFGKMQRGLEQRITALNLFLEDLYTEAKIVKDGVIPEAFIHQAKGYLKEFVGFSPSQKIRTHINGIDLVKDTQSDEWVILEDNLRVPSGASYPLSIRDTYRKIYPEFFEELKIEPIKQYSSYLRNAMDHVNTGGINVVLTPGRYNSAYYEHSYLAGQIGAELVRAAELVVENKVLYFKNYDGRRIRVGAVYRRLDDEFLDPKFFNPESLIGVPGIIEAYLAGNVAIMNAVGNGVADDKGIYYFVPQMIKYYLGEEPIMHNAPTYLPYFEKDKKYIFDNIDKLVVKDVAEAGGYGVMFGHAMSKIQLEDLKTIIEANPRRFIAQELVEFYDEECLIKGELSPRKADFRAYVVMGEKINVWECGLTRYAMEAGNYLVNSSQGGGFKDTWVMEL, from the coding sequence ATGGACAAGTTCGCTGTCAATTTCAATCTCTACAAAGACGGCAACTTCATCGAACGATCACTGCCCTTTGATGTCATCCCCCGCATTATCTCCAAGCAGGAGTTCGGCAAGATGCAGCGCGGCCTCGAGCAGCGCATCACGGCCCTGAACCTCTTCCTGGAAGACCTCTATACCGAGGCGAAGATCGTCAAGGACGGCGTTATTCCCGAAGCCTTCATCCACCAGGCCAAAGGGTACCTCAAGGAGTTCGTCGGTTTCTCCCCTTCGCAGAAGATCCGGACCCATATCAACGGGATCGACCTCGTCAAGGATACCCAGAGCGACGAATGGGTCATCCTCGAGGACAACCTGCGCGTTCCCAGCGGGGCGAGCTACCCCCTCTCCATCCGCGACACCTACCGCAAGATCTACCCGGAGTTCTTCGAGGAGCTCAAGATCGAACCGATCAAGCAGTACTCGTCGTACCTGCGCAATGCGATGGATCACGTCAATACCGGCGGTATCAACGTCGTCCTGACCCCGGGCCGCTACAACTCCGCCTACTATGAGCACAGCTACCTCGCCGGCCAGATCGGGGCCGAACTGGTCCGCGCCGCCGAACTGGTCGTGGAGAACAAGGTCCTCTACTTCAAGAACTACGACGGCCGCCGCATCCGCGTCGGGGCGGTCTACCGCCGCCTGGACGACGAATTCCTCGACCCCAAGTTCTTCAACCCCGAAAGCCTCATCGGCGTGCCGGGCATCATCGAAGCGTACCTCGCGGGCAACGTCGCGATCATGAATGCCGTCGGCAACGGCGTGGCAGACGACAAAGGAATATACTACTTCGTGCCGCAGATGATCAAGTACTACCTGGGCGAAGAGCCCATCATGCACAACGCACCGACCTACCTGCCCTATTTCGAAAAGGACAAGAAGTACATCTTCGACAACATCGACAAACTCGTCGTCAAGGATGTCGCGGAAGCCGGCGGCTACGGCGTCATGTTCGGGCACGCCATGTCGAAGATCCAGCTTGAAGACCTCAAGACGATCATCGAAGCCAACCCGCGCCGCTTTATCGCACAGGAGCTCGTCGAGTTCTACGACGAAGAGTGTCTCATCAAGGGGGAACTGAGCCCCCGCAAGGCGGACTTCCGCGCCTACGTCGTGATGGGCGAGAAGATCAACGTCTGGGAGTGCGGGCTGACGCGCTATGCGATGGAGGCGGGCAACTACCTCGTCAACTCGTCGCAGGGCGGCGGCTTCAAAGACACCTGGGTAATGGAGCTCTAA
- a CDS encoding transglutaminase family protein, whose protein sequence is MIYDIFHETVFHYQSLVTFSHNIARLKPKEGRDQELLSFRLDVEPYASEVHSFVDMFGNTNHHLLLREPHTSLTVTGHSRVRRKIKEAERAIERIKAGAPTYEKALQRLATFHARDIAAKQFLFASELIPVEVGPIRDYALASFHPKRSLYEAGEELMGRIFEDFEFNPAFSDLTTPVETIFEEKKGVCQDFAHFALSTLRSIGLPARYVSGYIETVPPKGTVKLFGVDASHAWVSLYVPGCGWLDLDPTNNIIPLEQHIVMGHGRDYHDISPLKGVVRGSGQSRLSVRVDVRRAPAEEESAESSQTQTQTQTQTQSQSQSQSSSPSDPV, encoded by the coding sequence ATGATCTACGATATCTTCCACGAAACGGTCTTCCATTATCAGAGCCTGGTGACCTTCAGCCACAACATCGCCCGGCTGAAGCCCAAAGAGGGTCGGGACCAGGAGCTGCTCTCCTTCCGTCTCGACGTGGAGCCGTACGCGTCGGAGGTCCACTCCTTCGTCGATATGTTCGGCAACACCAACCACCACCTGCTGCTGCGCGAACCGCACACCTCGCTGACCGTGACCGGGCATTCGCGGGTACGGCGCAAAATCAAAGAGGCGGAACGGGCGATCGAACGGATCAAGGCGGGGGCGCCCACCTATGAAAAAGCGCTGCAGCGGCTCGCAACCTTTCACGCGAGAGACATCGCCGCCAAGCAGTTCCTTTTCGCCTCCGAGCTGATCCCCGTCGAGGTCGGCCCGATCCGCGACTATGCCCTGGCGTCGTTCCATCCAAAGCGGAGCCTCTATGAAGCGGGCGAGGAGCTGATGGGGCGCATCTTCGAAGATTTCGAGTTCAACCCCGCCTTCAGCGACCTGACGACGCCCGTGGAGACGATCTTCGAGGAGAAAAAAGGGGTCTGCCAGGATTTCGCGCACTTCGCGCTCTCCACACTGCGTTCCATCGGGCTGCCGGCACGCTATGTCAGCGGCTACATCGAGACCGTCCCGCCGAAGGGAACGGTAAAGCTGTTCGGTGTCGATGCCTCCCATGCCTGGGTATCGCTCTATGTGCCCGGCTGCGGTTGGCTAGACCTCGATCCGACGAACAACATCATCCCCCTGGAGCAGCACATCGTCATGGGGCACGGCCGGGATTACCATGACATCTCGCCGCTGAAGGGGGTCGTTCGCGGGAGCGGACAGAGCCGTCTCAGCGTCCGAGTGGACGTGCGGCGCGCACCGGCGGAGGAAGAATCGGCAGAATCCTCACAAACACAAACACAGACACAGACACAAACGCAGTCTCAGTCTCAGTCACAATCGTCTTCGCCGTCCGATCCGGTTTAA
- a CDS encoding DUF523 and DUF1722 domain-containing protein: MTIAVSACLLGEKVRFDGGHKHFRFLTESLAEYATFVPFCPEHLAFGTPRPSIRLVHDDTHAYVLSNKTGGDVTAALAESVQTELDRLRGAPLTGIIFKAKSPSCGFGSAKMHLPNGHSDGKHDGLFVQRCKEAFPLLPMEEEARLQDAWLRENFIMQLFAYDAFERMKAECRGMHDLVRFHTVNKFLLQAKDEALYRQMGRVVANAENRTPAEVMQTYEYLFKSAIAEKSSLRRTRNVLEHMAGFFKRLLTPAEKAMLHEQIDDYAAKLLTLMTPVSTIRFLAAKYGVDYLLKQTFLDPYPKSMALRSYLESSR, translated from the coding sequence ATGACCATTGCCGTTTCTGCCTGTCTGCTCGGCGAAAAAGTCCGTTTTGACGGCGGCCACAAGCACTTCCGTTTTCTGACCGAATCGCTCGCGGAGTACGCAACCTTCGTGCCGTTCTGCCCGGAACACCTCGCCTTCGGCACCCCGCGCCCCTCGATCAGGCTCGTCCACGACGACACCCATGCCTACGTCCTTTCGAACAAAACAGGCGGTGATGTCACGGCTGCGCTCGCCGAAAGCGTGCAGACGGAACTCGACCGTCTCCGCGGGGCACCGCTCACCGGTATCATCTTCAAGGCCAAATCGCCCAGCTGCGGCTTCGGCAGCGCGAAGATGCATCTGCCCAACGGCCACAGCGACGGCAAGCACGACGGTCTGTTCGTACAGCGGTGCAAAGAGGCCTTCCCCCTGCTGCCGATGGAGGAGGAGGCCCGACTGCAGGACGCATGGCTGCGGGAGAACTTCATCATGCAGCTCTTCGCCTACGACGCTTTCGAACGGATGAAAGCCGAATGCCGGGGCATGCACGACCTCGTCCGCTTCCACACCGTCAACAAGTTTCTGCTGCAGGCCAAGGACGAAGCCCTCTACCGGCAGATGGGACGCGTCGTCGCCAACGCCGAGAACAGAACGCCGGCGGAGGTGATGCAGACCTATGAGTACCTCTTCAAGAGCGCCATCGCCGAAAAAAGCTCCCTGCGGCGCACCCGCAACGTCCTCGAGCATATGGCCGGTTTCTTCAAGCGCCTTCTCACCCCCGCCGAAAAAGCGATGCTGCATGAACAGATCGACGACTACGCCGCCAAACTGCTGACCCTGATGACGCCGGTCAGCACCATCCGGTTCCTGGCCGCGAAGTACGGGGTAGACTACCTCCTGAAGCAGACCTTCCTCGACCCCTACCCCAAATCCATGGCGCTGCGTTCGTACCTAGAGAGCAGCCGCTGA
- a CDS encoding circularly permuted type 2 ATP-grasp protein — protein MGIFDRYFSESSFDEMVDAQRQCRPHWQTICDQIEAAGIDGLKAKQAEIDWSLEENGVTYNVYDTPDGVSKRRWTLDPIPFVVTQTEWQEVVRGLRQRAKLFDLVLRDLYGDQHLLRQGILPAEVVYAHKGYAPEMFGFGTKKDFELFFYATDMARGPDGKFWVVNDRIQAPSGLGYAVENRLSMNIIAKSLYPGVHTRRLAGFIDEMKAMIDRLSGGDRSKAALLTPGPHNETYFEHAYLSSLLEISLVQGEDMLAKDGALWLKNLSGLTRINTLLRRVDDRYCDPLELKNDSHLGVAGLVDAARRENLSMINPVGSGILENLGFNPFMKNIAQFFLDEELILPQIATWWCGQPGELEYVLKHLDKLIVKHIDRTETAQVYVGRKMDAPALDALRKRLQEFPHLYVAQEEIGFSTVPYFTGESVEPRNAVIRSYSFKRGSKYWVMNGGLVRVASQKDAFLISSQKGGTSKDLWIVGEDEERAPSNPFKQLPCIDASIDQIPTRRAENLFWLGRYLSRAIVTTRLIRYAVKRLINVYRDESYASAESQHQLLRAITHMTMTYPGFLNKKTSEKLLENPMKEIISVLKEYSRVGSLSFTLSMLSGANISIKNLLGIEAWKLFDKLQWEWQIFCSANTRMNRTIVNEMDKLHINLLAYKELVEESMFREQGLVLYDIGYRIESVQLLISKARSLLCLRQEKAAEYELLEALLNTCESFNAYRAHYRSALQLENVIEFLLLNPQYPKSLTYQTQKLLSDLKDLPKSRTHLTEYEAPIFQAYSRLKLATANALVVYEESDGVYTELDTLLSDLSDLFMKASDEFSKTYFSHYDE, from the coding sequence ATGGGCATTTTCGACCGATATTTTTCCGAAAGCTCCTTCGACGAGATGGTCGATGCGCAGCGGCAGTGCCGTCCGCACTGGCAGACGATCTGCGACCAGATCGAGGCGGCCGGTATTGATGGGCTGAAAGCCAAACAGGCGGAAATAGACTGGAGCCTGGAAGAGAACGGCGTCACCTATAACGTTTACGACACGCCCGACGGTGTCAGCAAGCGGCGCTGGACCCTTGACCCCATCCCCTTTGTCGTTACGCAGACGGAGTGGCAGGAGGTCGTGCGGGGGCTGCGCCAGCGTGCGAAACTCTTCGACCTGGTGCTGCGGGACCTCTACGGCGATCAGCACCTGCTGCGGCAGGGGATCCTCCCCGCCGAAGTCGTCTATGCGCACAAAGGGTATGCGCCGGAGATGTTCGGCTTCGGGACGAAAAAGGATTTCGAACTCTTCTTCTACGCGACCGATATGGCCCGCGGGCCCGACGGAAAGTTCTGGGTCGTCAATGACCGCATCCAGGCCCCATCGGGGCTCGGCTATGCCGTTGAAAACCGCCTGAGCATGAATATCATCGCCAAGTCGCTCTACCCGGGGGTGCATACCCGCCGGCTTGCGGGCTTCATCGACGAGATGAAGGCGATGATCGACCGCCTCAGCGGCGGTGACCGCTCCAAGGCGGCCCTGCTGACGCCCGGGCCGCACAACGAAACCTACTTCGAACACGCCTACCTCAGCTCTTTGCTGGAGATCAGCCTCGTGCAGGGGGAGGATATGCTGGCCAAAGACGGGGCGCTGTGGCTCAAAAACCTGAGCGGCCTGACACGGATCAACACCCTGCTGCGCCGTGTGGACGACCGCTACTGTGACCCGCTGGAACTGAAAAACGACTCGCACCTGGGGGTCGCGGGGCTCGTCGACGCGGCGCGCCGGGAGAACCTGTCGATGATCAACCCGGTCGGCAGCGGTATCTTGGAGAACCTCGGCTTCAACCCCTTTATGAAAAACATCGCGCAGTTCTTCCTCGACGAAGAGCTGATCCTGCCGCAGATCGCCACCTGGTGGTGCGGGCAGCCCGGCGAACTCGAATACGTCCTCAAGCACCTGGACAAACTGATCGTCAAGCACATCGACCGGACCGAGACGGCCCAGGTCTACGTCGGCCGAAAGATGGACGCTCCGGCGCTCGACGCCCTGCGAAAACGCCTGCAGGAGTTTCCGCACCTCTACGTGGCGCAGGAGGAGATCGGTTTCTCCACCGTGCCGTACTTTACCGGGGAGTCCGTCGAACCGCGCAACGCCGTCATCCGCTCCTACTCGTTCAAGCGGGGCAGCAAATACTGGGTGATGAACGGCGGGCTCGTGCGCGTCGCTTCGCAAAAGGACGCCTTCCTGATCTCGTCGCAGAAAGGGGGGACCAGCAAGGACCTCTGGATCGTCGGCGAGGATGAGGAGCGCGCGCCGAGCAACCCCTTCAAGCAGCTGCCGTGCATCGACGCCTCCATCGACCAGATCCCGACAAGACGCGCGGAGAACCTCTTCTGGCTCGGCCGTTACCTCTCAAGGGCGATCGTGACGACGCGCCTGATCCGCTATGCCGTCAAGCGCCTCATCAACGTCTACCGGGACGAGTCGTATGCCTCGGCGGAGTCGCAGCACCAGCTGCTGCGCGCGATCACGCATATGACGATGACCTACCCGGGCTTCCTGAACAAGAAAACTTCCGAAAAGCTGCTGGAGAACCCGATGAAAGAGATCATCTCCGTGCTCAAAGAGTACAGCCGGGTCGGATCGCTCTCCTTTACGCTGTCGATGCTTTCAGGGGCGAATATCAGCATCAAAAATCTGCTGGGCATCGAGGCGTGGAAGCTCTTTGACAAACTCCAGTGGGAGTGGCAGATCTTCTGCAGCGCCAATACCCGCATGAACCGCACCATCGTCAACGAGATGGACAAGCTGCATATCAACCTGCTGGCCTACAAGGAGCTCGTCGAGGAGAGCATGTTCCGAGAGCAGGGGCTGGTGCTTTATGATATCGGCTACCGTATCGAAAGCGTCCAGCTGCTCATCTCCAAAGCGCGCTCCCTGCTCTGTCTGCGCCAGGAGAAGGCCGCGGAGTATGAACTGCTCGAAGCGCTGCTCAACACCTGTGAGAGTTTCAACGCCTACCGCGCCCACTACCGCAGCGCCCTGCAGCTCGAGAACGTCATCGAGTTCCTGCTGCTCAACCCGCAGTACCCCAAATCGCTGACCTACCAGACGCAGAAACTGCTCTCGGACCTCAAAGACCTTCCGAAGTCCCGCACCCACCTCACCGAGTACGAGGCGCCGATCTTCCAGGCCTATTCGCGCCTCAAACTCGCCACGGCGAATGCCCTGGTCGTCTACGAGGAGTCTGACGGCGTCTACACGGAACTCGATACGCTGCTTTCGGACCTCTCCGATCTCTTTATGAAAGCATCCGACGAGTTCTCCAAAACCTATTTCTCCCACTATGACGAGTGA
- a CDS encoding alpha-E domain-containing protein yields the protein MNAVHVPPVDRDPKHIWTFNAVTLFKRLRDYLNGYADYRQYPSIKFVETWPQNSHKHQLLTTYVATNLYWFGRHLQRVETTLIDVLELFNKVIDTDKEAGVRYFEQLGIELQYKNAQDFLQQAVFGDHPANLARIMSSARENAIICRPYLDTEAFGEAIRLFNLLNTSAKTDAKVDYRFIGDALSLINEIWGIMARGLLRRKSDQFIRLGKLIEKVDLHLRHGKDGNESVVYLHNILITAQRIAPEAEMPIDEKDDEANLDAINDLFDNLVVA from the coding sequence ATGAACGCAGTACATGTACCCCCGGTCGACAGAGACCCGAAACATATCTGGACCTTCAATGCCGTAACGCTTTTCAAGAGGCTCCGCGACTACCTCAACGGCTATGCCGACTACCGGCAGTACCCGAGCATCAAATTCGTCGAAACCTGGCCCCAGAACAGCCATAAGCACCAGCTGCTTACCACCTACGTCGCCACCAACCTCTACTGGTTTGGCCGCCACCTCCAGCGGGTCGAAACGACCCTGATCGACGTGCTGGAACTCTTTAACAAAGTCATCGACACCGACAAAGAGGCGGGCGTACGCTATTTCGAACAGCTCGGCATCGAACTGCAGTACAAGAATGCCCAGGACTTCCTGCAGCAGGCCGTCTTCGGCGACCATCCCGCCAACCTCGCCCGTATTATGAGCAGCGCCCGTGAAAACGCCATCATCTGCCGCCCCTATCTCGACACTGAAGCCTTCGGAGAGGCGATCAGGCTCTTCAACCTCCTCAACACCTCGGCCAAAACCGACGCCAAGGTCGACTACCGCTTCATCGGCGATGCGCTCTCGCTCATCAACGAGATCTGGGGGATCATGGCCCGCGGTCTGCTGCGGCGCAAAAGCGACCAGTTCATCCGGTTGGGCAAGCTGATCGAAAAGGTCGACCTGCACCTCCGCCACGGCAAGGACGGGAACGAATCCGTCGTCTACCTGCACAATATCCTCATCACCGCACAGCGCATCGCGCCCGAGGCTGAGATGCCCATCGACGAAAAAGACGACGAAGCAAACCTCGATGCCATCAACGACCTCTTCGACAATCTGGTAGTGGCATAG
- a CDS encoding SDR family oxidoreductase, whose amino-acid sequence MKTDTPKQRILLTGATGYIGRRLKRLLLEDPNVSLRLLVRNPDALGSAVRARAEVIQGSTFTPEALAQAMEGIDVAYYLIHSLGSGDFAEKDRTSAVNFRDAALRAGVKKIVYLGGLGVKTAGTSEHLLSRIETGELLSARPGKIDVLWFRAGVIIGSGSASFEIIRNLIQKLPVMITPKWVSTRAQPIGVNDVIAYLDAARSPAITGSLRVDIGAEVLSYGEMMRQCAGVMGLKRLILPVPFLSVTLSSYWLNLFTPVPYGVARSLIEGLGSEVVVQNDNAARLFPAIRPAPFKSAVAGALKEAEENQVLSRWSDRGGDVWETDHGRSIADAVFVDRKTLPLGNRTAPALFKSVCAIGGQNGWFAYDPLWRVRGFFDNLAGGAGLNRGRRSQNELRIGDSLDFWKVVDVVPDERLLLFAQMKLPGKAWLEFRIDGDRLVQSAYFIPKGVWGRLYWYLLIPLHFLVFRDMIRSVHNRAERFEDVQPQA is encoded by the coding sequence ATGAAAACAGATACACCAAAGCAACGCATTCTTCTGACCGGGGCCACGGGGTATATCGGGCGGCGGCTGAAGCGGCTGCTGCTGGAAGACCCCAACGTCTCTTTACGCCTGCTGGTGCGCAACCCCGACGCCCTCGGAAGCGCGGTACGCGCACGCGCCGAGGTCATCCAGGGAAGCACCTTCACGCCCGAAGCGCTCGCACAGGCCATGGAAGGAATAGACGTCGCCTACTACCTCATCCACTCCCTGGGCAGCGGTGATTTTGCCGAGAAGGACCGCACCAGCGCCGTCAATTTCCGCGACGCCGCTTTGCGGGCCGGGGTGAAAAAAATCGTCTACCTCGGGGGCCTCGGCGTCAAGACGGCGGGCACGAGCGAACACCTGCTCAGCCGGATCGAGACCGGGGAGCTCCTCTCGGCCCGCCCCGGCAAGATCGACGTGCTCTGGTTCCGCGCCGGTGTCATCATCGGGTCGGGGAGCGCGAGCTTCGAGATCATCCGGAACCTTATCCAGAAACTCCCCGTCATGATCACGCCCAAATGGGTCAGTACCCGCGCCCAGCCCATCGGCGTCAACGACGTCATCGCCTACCTCGACGCCGCCCGCAGCCCCGCGATCACGGGCAGCCTCAGGGTAGACATCGGGGCGGAGGTCCTCTCCTACGGGGAGATGATGCGCCAATGCGCCGGCGTGATGGGACTGAAGCGCCTGATCCTCCCGGTCCCCTTTCTCTCCGTCACCCTCTCCTCGTACTGGTTGAACCTCTTCACGCCCGTGCCCTACGGCGTGGCGCGTTCCCTGATCGAGGGACTCGGTTCCGAAGTCGTCGTGCAGAACGACAACGCCGCACGGCTCTTCCCGGCGATCCGGCCGGCCCCGTTCAAAAGCGCCGTCGCCGGGGCGCTCAAGGAGGCCGAGGAGAACCAGGTACTCAGCCGCTGGAGCGACCGCGGCGGCGACGTCTGGGAAACCGACCACGGCCGTTCGATCGCCGACGCCGTTTTCGTCGACCGCAAGACCCTGCCGCTGGGGAACCGTACGGCTCCGGCCCTCTTCAAAAGCGTCTGCGCCATCGGGGGGCAGAACGGCTGGTTCGCCTACGACCCGCTCTGGAGGGTGCGGGGCTTCTTCGACAATCTGGCCGGCGGCGCCGGGCTGAACCGGGGCCGCCGGTCGCAGAATGAACTCCGCATCGGCGACAGCCTCGACTTCTGGAAGGTCGTCGATGTCGTGCCGGACGAAAGGCTGCTGCTCTTTGCGCAGATGAAACTCCCCGGCAAAGCATGGCTGGAGTTCAGGATCGACGGCGACCGCCTCGTGCAGAGCGCCTACTTCATTCCGAAGGGGGTGTGGGGGCGTCTGTACTGGTACCTGCTCATCCCCCTGCATTTTCTCGTTTTCCGCGATATGATCCGATCGGTCCACAACCGCGCCGAGCGCTTTGAAGACGTTCAGCCCCAAGCGTAA
- a CDS encoding alpha-E domain-containing protein, whose amino-acid sequence MDQLLSTNVATNLYWFGRHLERVESTLVDVIQIFDCVIDTDVDAGKRYFEKLEIDLEYANASQFLDNAIFGDHPSNLAEIMRFARENAIISRAYIDTDAFGETIHLAELFDHASKSAVYVDYRFVDDALSLINEIWGSMNRGLIRTKSDHFVRLGKLIEKVDLHLRHGKDGEEPIEYLNTILQTAQKIAPEAKLAISRTDEEANLDAINALIDELVVY is encoded by the coding sequence ATGGATCAACTGCTGAGTACAAACGTCGCCACCAATCTCTACTGGTTCGGACGCCACCTGGAGCGGGTCGAGAGCACCCTCGTCGATGTCATCCAGATCTTCGACTGCGTCATCGACACGGACGTGGACGCCGGAAAGCGCTATTTCGAGAAGCTCGAGATCGATCTCGAGTACGCCAACGCCTCCCAGTTCCTCGACAACGCCATCTTCGGCGATCACCCCTCGAACCTGGCGGAGATCATGCGTTTCGCCCGCGAAAATGCGATCATCTCCCGGGCCTACATCGACACCGACGCCTTCGGAGAGACGATCCACCTCGCCGAGCTCTTCGACCATGCGTCCAAAAGCGCCGTCTACGTCGACTACCGCTTTGTCGATGACGCCCTCTCGCTCATCAACGAGATCTGGGGCAGCATGAACCGTGGACTGATCCGCACCAAAAGCGACCACTTTGTCCGCCTGGGCAAACTGATCGAGAAGGTCGATCTTCACCTGCGCCACGGCAAGGACGGTGAAGAACCCATCGAGTACCTCAACACCATCCTCCAGACGGCGCAGAAAATTGCGCCCGAGGCCAAGCTGGCCATCTCCCGCACGGACGAAGAAGCCAACCTCGACGCCATCAACGCCCTGATCGACGAGCTGGTCGTCTACTGA
- a CDS encoding M14 family metallopeptidase has translation MTPEITEIFSSELPVGETLRIQRARFAPEKPDADAKRISIVSGIHGDELEGQLVIYLLAAWLRDHPEALRGTVDLYPAVNSLGVDTIIRGFPLYEIDLNRAFPGARNDFLPAQLVHALAEDVEGSDIAIDIHSSNIFLREIPQIRINKEFSDATLPLAKQLNCDFIWIHDAVTVLEATFSHTMNSRGTKTLVVEMGVGMRLTKAYGRQLLRGILNLMREEGIIETLTEFKVRESFTSEVGDVFYINAPAAGLFVPALDHCDVIETGQWIGDIVDPLSGTVRESLYAPNGGVLFTLREYPVVYEGSLLARIFGESDEKN, from the coding sequence ATGACCCCCGAAATCACCGAAATCTTCTCCTCCGAACTTCCGGTAGGGGAAACGCTGCGCATCCAGCGCGCCCGTTTTGCACCGGAAAAACCCGATGCCGATGCCAAGCGCATCAGCATCGTCAGCGGCATCCACGGCGACGAACTCGAAGGGCAGCTCGTCATCTACCTGCTGGCCGCGTGGCTGCGCGACCACCCCGAAGCATTGCGGGGAACCGTGGACCTCTACCCGGCCGTCAATTCCCTGGGGGTCGATACGATCATCCGCGGCTTTCCCCTCTACGAAATCGACCTCAACCGCGCCTTCCCGGGGGCGCGCAACGATTTTCTGCCGGCACAGCTGGTCCATGCCCTGGCCGAGGATGTCGAAGGCAGCGATATCGCCATCGACATCCACTCCTCCAATATCTTTCTGCGCGAGATCCCGCAGATCCGCATTAACAAAGAGTTCTCGGACGCGACGCTCCCGCTGGCCAAACAGCTCAACTGCGACTTCATCTGGATCCATGACGCGGTCACGGTGCTCGAGGCGACCTTCTCGCACACCATGAACTCCCGCGGCACGAAAACCCTCGTTGTCGAGATGGGCGTCGGCATGCGCCTCACAAAAGCCTACGGACGCCAGCTGCTGCGCGGCATCCTGAACCTGATGCGTGAGGAGGGGATCATCGAAACCCTGACGGAGTTCAAGGTCCGCGAATCGTTCACCTCCGAAGTCGGGGACGTCTTTTACATCAACGCCCCCGCCGCGGGCCTCTTCGTCCCGGCCCTCGACCACTGCGATGTGATCGAAACGGGACAGTGGATCGGCGATATCGTCGACCCGCTCAGCGGCACGGTACGCGAATCCCTCTACGCCCCAAACGGCGGCGTATTGTTCACCCTGCGCGAGTACCCCGTCGTCTACGAGGGGTCCCTGCTCGCACGGATTTTCGGAGAGAGCGATGAAAAAAATTGA